A stretch of Antennarius striatus isolate MH-2024 chromosome 6, ASM4005453v1, whole genome shotgun sequence DNA encodes these proteins:
- the slc6a4a gene encoding solute carrier family 6 member 4a → MEPAVMMTMLSDRRDDEEEREAGGEEEGTQQENGRPLLEGAVEKGAPPDPPSGQQVSNGFTASSPQNPREGTASGAGGASSGAVGGGGASFRTLVVQQTSLSPRETWGKKMDFLLSVVGYAVDLGNVWRFPYICYQNGGGAFLLPYLLMALFGGVPLFYMELALGQFHRSGCISVWKHICPIFKGIGFAICIIALYVAFYYNTIMAWALYYLMSSFGSALPWSTCSNSWNTAHCHQYMSSDQNVSWSNSSTSPAEEFYMRQVLQVHRSPGLHHLGSVSWQLSLCLLLIFTVVYFSIWKGVKMSGKVVWVTATFPYLVLLVLLVRGATLPGAWRGVVFYLKPDWEKLLSTTVWIDAAAQIFFSLGPGFGVLLAFASYNPFHNNCYKDALLTSSVNCLTSFLSGFVIFTVLGYMAEMRHQDVDAVAKDAGPSLLFIIYAEAIANMPAASFFSIIFFLMIIMLGLDSTFAGLEGVITAMLDEFPQVLVRRREAFVLGLVCVCYLGALSTLTYGGAFVVKLFEEYATGPAVITVVLLEVIAVSWFYGTSRFCGDVQLMLGFYPGCFWRVCWVAICPCFLLFIIISFLAFPPEVRLFHYDYPPWTTVLGYCIGVSSFVCVPAYMVYHLLHAKGSFKQRLLKSITPEPSSDHHRNFIITNAV, encoded by the exons ATGGAGCCCGCCGTGATGATGACGATGCTGTCGGACAGACGggacgatgaagaggagagggaggcggggggagaggaggaggggacgCAGCAGGAGAACGGGAGACCCCTGCTGGAGGGGGCAGTAGAGAAAGGAgcccccccggaccccccctcTGGACAGCAGGTGTCCAACGGCTTCACCGCCTCCAGCCCCCAGAACCCCAGGGAGGGGACCGCCTCCGGCGCCGGGGGCGCGTCCTCGGGGGCggtgggagggggcggggcctccttCAGGACCCTGGTGGTCCAGCAGACCAGCCTGTCGCCCCGGGAGACCTGGGGCAAGAAGATGGACTTCCTGCTGTCGGTGGTCGGTTACGCCGTTGACCTGGGCAACGTGTGGCGCTTCCCCTACATCTGCTACCAGAACGGAGGag GGGCGTTCCTGCTGCCCTACCTGCTGATGGCGCTCTTTGGGGGTGTCCCCCTCTTCTACATGGAGCTGGCTTTGGGCCAGTTCCACCGCAGCGGCTGCATCTCCGTCTGGAAGCACATCTGCCCCATCTTCAAAG GGATAGGATTCGCCATCTGCATCATTGCCCTCTATGTGGCGTTCTACTACAACACCATCATGGCGTGGGCGCTGTACTACCTGATGTCATCGTTTGGCTCCGCCCTCCCCTGGAGCACCTGCTCCAACAGCTGGAACACCGCCCACTGCCACCAGTACATGTCCAGCGACCAGAACGTGTCCTGGTccaactcctccacctcccccgcCGAGGAGTTCTACAT gcgTCAGGTCCTCCAGGTCCATCGCTCTCCTGGTCTTCATCATCTGGGCTCCGTCAGCTGGCAGCTGTCCCTCTGTCTGCTCCTCATCTTCACCGTCGTCTACTTCAGCATCTGGAAGGGAGTCAAGATGTCTGGGAAG GTGGTCTGGGTGACGGCCACCTTCCCCTACCTGGTCCTCCTGGTGCTGCTCGTCCGTGGGGCCACTCTGCCCGGGGCCTGGAGGGGCGTGGTCTTCTACCTGAAGCCTGATTGGGAGAAGCTGCTCAGCACCACG GTGTGGATCGACGCCGCCGCCcagatcttcttctccttggggCCGGGCTTCGGCGTCCTGCTCGCCTTCGCCAGCTACAACCCGTTCCACAACAACTGCTACAA AGACgctctcctcacctcctccgtTAACTGTCTGACCAGCTTCCTGTCTGGTTTTGTCATCTTCACCGTTTTGGGCTACATGGCTGAGATGAGGCATCAGGACGTGGACGCCGTGGCCAAAGACGCAG gtcccaGCCTGCTCTTCATCATCTACGCCGAGGCCATCGCCAACATGCCGGCcgcctccttcttctccatcaTCTTCTTCCTGATGATCATCATGCTGGGGCTGGACAGCACG TTCGCCGGACTGGAGGGCGTCATCACCGCCATGCTGGATGAGTTCCCTCAGGTTCTGGTCCGGAGGCGGGAGGCGTTCGTCCTgggtctggtgtgtgtgtgctacctgGGAGCCCTGTCCACACTGACCTAc GGCGGGGCCTTCGTGGTGAAGCTGTTTGAGGAGTACGCCACGGGCCCGGCCGTCATCACAGTGGTCCTGCTGGAGGTCATCGCCGTCTCCTGGTTCTACG GCACCAGCCGATTCTGCGGCGACGTGCAGCTGATGCTGGGCTTCTACCCCGGCTGCTTCTGGAGGGTCTGCTGGGTCGCCATCTGCCCCTGCTTCCTGCTG ttcatcatcatcagcttcctGGCGTTCCCCCCGGAGGTGCGTCTGTTCCACTATGACTACCCCCCCTGGACCACGGTGCTGGGCTACTGCATTGGGGTGTCCTCCTTCGTCTGCGTCCCCGCCTACATGGTCTACCACCTGCTGCACGCCAAGGGCTCCTTCAAGCAG cgTCTCCTGAAGAGCATCACCCCGGAGCCGAGCAGCGACCATCACAGAAACTTCATCATCACCAACGCCGTGTGA